The segment CGCCTCGACGGCCATCGGGACATCGCCATGACCGGTCATCAGGATCACCGGAATGTCGCGGTCGATCTCAAGAACCGATTTGGTAAAGGCAATGCCATCAAGTTTTGGCATTTTAACATCGGTCAGGATCACCCCGGCGAAATCGGGTGTGATATGTTCAAGTGCCGAAATCGCATCGGCATGGACACTGATGGTGTATCCGGACAAATCAAGCCATTGGGACAGGGAAAGGCGCAGGGCTTCTTCGTCATCAACGATGATTACCTGTGCCGTTTGCGGATTTGCATTGGCGGTATCGATTGTCGATTGCGGCATTACTTCTGCGTCCCCCGCATCAGTGGCAATTGTATTTCAAAGCAGGCTCCGCCGCCCGCACGGTTATAGGCACGGATGCTGCCGCCAAAGTCACGAACAATCCCGTAAGTCACCGAAAGCCCGAGCCCTACCCCTTGACCCGGATCCTTGGTGGTGAAGAACGGGTCGAACAGCAAGCCAAGGGTTTCCTCGCCAATGCCCGGACCGGTATCGGATATGCGAATGGTGGCCTGATCGCGTGTTCCTGACAGGTCGATGATGATCCGTTTTTTTGCCTTTGGATCCTTTTCATCAATGCTGGCCATCGCATCAAGCGCGTTGCGGATGATATTGACAAAAACCTGTTCGATCCGCACCAGATCGGCATGGACGATCAGATCGCCAGCAAAATCGGACTGTTCAAGCACGCAGCCCTCGTTATGCAACTGCGATGACAGCAGCTGTATCACATTATCAAGGGCGGCCCGGATATTGACGGGTTCAAGCACGCCAGTCGATTTGCGCGAGAAGGTTTTAAGTTGTCCGGTGATTGATCCCATGCGCTCGGTCAGGGAGGAAATCTGTTCGATATTGGGGCCGAGATTTTCGGATTTTCCGCGTTCAAGCATCAGTTTGGCGCTGGCGCAGAAGGTTCTGATCGCGGCAATTGGCTGATTGATTTCATGGGCAATTGCGGCCGACATCTGACCCAATGCCGCCAGTTTTCCGGCCTGAACCAGCTCGTCCTGTGTGCCGCGCAACTCGGCCTCTGTCTTGCGGCGTTCGGTTATTTCCTGTTCCAGGCGGGTGTTAAGTGCCTGAATGCGGGCAAATTCCATGGATTTGCGCTGTGACGCTAGTTTCAATTCACGTTCGCGCAAGAATAGGACAATCAGGATGATCAGGCCCGACCCGATCAGGGTGATCAGCATGACACTGGTGCGCCGTTCGGAAACATAATCCATCGGGGTCAGGTAAAACAGGTTCCATTCGCTGCCACTGATCGGTTTGACCTCAAACAGGAAACGTTCATTGCCGATTTCAAGCAAACCATCCTCGCCAGATGGATTTTCATCCATATTCAGGGGTAAAAGTTCCTGTCCGGAATATTGGCGATTGCGCAGAATCCGCTCGCGCTCCTGATCGGTTAGCGGGCGAATGGTCCGATATTTCCAGTCCCCGCGACTGGTCAGCATGATGACGCCGTCAGCGTCCGAGACGAAAACGGTTTCACCACCGTCCTGCCAGTTCCGCTCTAGTTCATCGAGTTCAAGTTTGACTGCGACCACGCCGACAATTTCACCGGATTTTGCAATCGGGTGGGAAAT is part of the Thalassospira lucentensis genome and harbors:
- a CDS encoding cache domain-containing protein; the protein is MFYWLSTYSRASLSFAGIVIAGLVVWLAVNSTGNLAISQLQQTAQARLALYESTLRAAVDRYRYLPYVVARNHEIVDVVTGNGTVDIANQYLQKVNQRSGAAALYVIDRSGNTVAASNWNTPDSFVGQNYSFRPYFTEAFAGQEGFFYGIGVTTGRSGLFISHPIAKSGEIVGVVAVKLELDELERNWQDGGETVFVSDADGVIMLTSRGDWKYRTIRPLTDQERERILRNRQYSGQELLPLNMDENPSGEDGLLEIGNERFLFEVKPISGSEWNLFYLTPMDYVSERRTSVMLITLIGSGLIILIVLFLRERELKLASQRKSMEFARIQALNTRLEQEITERRKTEAELRGTQDELVQAGKLAALGQMSAAIAHEINQPIAAIRTFCASAKLMLERGKSENLGPNIEQISSLTERMGSITGQLKTFSRKSTGVLEPVNIRAALDNVIQLLSSQLHNEGCVLEQSDFAGDLIVHADLVRIEQVFVNIIRNALDAMASIDEKDPKAKKRIIIDLSGTRDQATIRISDTGPGIGEETLGLLFDPFFTTKDPGQGVGLGLSVTYGIVRDFGGSIRAYNRAGGGACFEIQLPLMRGTQK